One window from the genome of Salvia miltiorrhiza cultivar Shanhuang (shh) chromosome 7, IMPLAD_Smil_shh, whole genome shotgun sequence encodes:
- the LOC130992513 gene encoding pentatricopeptide repeat-containing protein CRR2, chloroplastic — MFQIQTLQPTHLPTPLRRRISAASSSALTVPISTTNKNHSIQTLCRKGKLKQAIHLLSNEDNPTQHTYELLIQSCAQKKSLSDAFTVHNNLTEDGFHEDPFLATKLINMYAELGSAPHARKVFDEITDRTIYVWNAIFRALSLLGDGEEVLRLYRRMNSIGMPSDRFTYTYVLKACVVSGSQLPLCGKEVHAQVLRRGYESHLHTMTTLVDMYAKFGCVESARVVFSSMPVKNPVSWSAMIACFAKNARPLEALELFREMMRYDVSPNSVTMVSVIQACAAVSALEQGKLIHGHILRKGFDSILPVMNALVTMYARCGDLELGENVFNQMGKRDVVSWNSMISSYAIHGLGSKALAIFQEMVKLGVSPTPISFISVLGACSHSGLVDEGKLLFESMVKEHGIRPSVEHYACLVDLLGRANRLDEAARVIADMRDEPGPMVWGALLGSCRIHCNVKLAERASRRLFELEPTNAGNYVLLAEIYAEAKMWNEVKRVKKLLEDKGLQKVSGCCWIEAKKRVYSLRSVDELNPQIELIHALVVKLSEEMMEQGYEPETKAVLYELDTEEKQRVLLGHSEKLAVTFGLINCSRGETIRISKNLRLCEDCHSFTKFMSKFADREIMVRDINRFHHFKDGECSCGDYW, encoded by the coding sequence ATGTTCCAAATTCAAACCCTCCAACCGACTCACCTCCCAACACCCTTACGCCGCCGCATCTCCGCCGCCTCCTCTTCAGCACTCACAGTCCCCATCTCCACCACCAACAAAAATCACTCAATCCAGACCCTCTGCAGAAAGGGCAAACTGAAACAAGCTATCCACTTGCTATCAAACGAGGACAATCCAACGCAGCACACCTACGAGCTCCTCATACAATCCTGCGCCCAGAAAAAGAGCCTCTCCGACGCATTCACTGTTCACAACAACCTTACCGAAGATGGCTTCCATGAGGACCCTTTCTTGGCCACGAAGCTCATCAACATGTATGCGGAACTCGGCTCGGCGCCTCACGCCCGCAAGGTGTTCGATGAAATTACGGACAGAACGATATATGTTTGGAACGCCATTTTTCGTGCTCTGTCTCTGTTGGGCGACGGAGAAGAGGTTCTGAGATTGTACAGGAGGATGAACTCGATCGGGATGCCCTCCGATCGCTTCACTTACACGTATGTGCTCAAGGCGTGCGTCGTTTCCGGTTCCCAGCTCCCTTTGTGTGGGAAGGAGGTTCACGCTCAAGTTCTGCGCCGCGGCTACGAGAGCCACCTCCATACAATGACTACTTTAGTCGATATGTATGCGAAATTCGGGTGTGTCGAGAGTGCTAGGGTGGTTTTCTCTTCAATGCCGGTTAAGAATCCGGTTTCTTGGAGCGCTATGATCGCGTGTTTTGCCAAGAATGCAAGGCCGTTGGAAGCGCTAGAGCTTTTCCGAGAGATGATGCGTTATGATGTGTCGCCTAATTCAGTCACCATGGTCAGTGTGATTCAAGCCTGCGCGGCGGTGTCTGCGTTGGAACAGGGGAAGTTGATACATGGCCATATACTTAGGAAAGGTTTTGATTCGATTTTACCGGTTATGAATGCCCTCGTGACTATGTATGCTAGATGCGGCGATCTTGAATTGGGGGAGAATGTATTCAATCAGATGGGTAAGAGGGATGTTGTTTCTTGGAATTCCATGATTTCAAGCTATGCAATTCACGGCCTCGGATCAAAAGCTCTTGCAATATTTCAGGAGATGGTGAAACTGGGCGTATCGCCTACTCCAATATCGTTCATCAGTGTGTTGGGAGCTTGCAGCCATTCGGGACTTGTTGATgagggcaaattgttgttcgaGTCCATGGTGAAAGAGCATGGGATTCGCCCTAGTGTGGAGCATTATGCTTGCCTCGTGGATCTTCTTGGCAGAGCTAATAGACTAGACGAAGCGGCTAGGGTCATAGCTGATATGCGGGATGAGCCAGGGCCGATGGTGTGGGGCGCTCTCCTTGGGTCGTGCAGGATTCATTGCAATGTCAAACTTGCAGAGAGGGCGAGCAGGAGGCTGTTCGAGCTGGAGCCCACGAATGCAGGGAACTATGTGCTTCTTGCTGAGATATATGCGGAGGCAAAGATGTGGAATGAGGTGAAGAGAGTGAAGAAGCTCTTGGAAGACAAGGGGCTGCAGAAGGTGTCTGGTTGCTGCTGGATTGAAGCTAAGAAGAGGGTCTACTCGCTTAGGTCTGTGGATGAGCTGAATCCGCAAATAGAGCTGATCCATGCTTTGGTGGTGAAGCTGTCGGAGGAGATGATGGAGCAGGGGTATGAGCCGGAGACAAAGGCTGTGTTGTACGAGCTCGATACTGAGGAGAAGCAGCGTGTGCTGTTGGGGCATAGTGAGAAATTAGCAGTGACGTTTGGTTTGATAAATTGCAGTAGAGGAGAGACCATAAGGATCAGCAAGAATTTGAGGTTGTGTGAAGACTGTCACTCCTTCACCAAGTTCATGTCCAAGTTTGCAGATCGAGAGATTATGGTTAGGGATATTAATCGGTTCCACCATTTCAAAGATGGGGAGTGCTCTTGCGGGGATTATTGGTGA
- the LOC130992512 gene encoding lysM domain receptor-like kinase 3, with protein sequence MGRQKESILIVLHLLLKFQVFAAAEYPAPLNCTDTSRLCTSFLAFKPSTQQSLPVILSMFDVLQEDVTVEGNGRDYVFIKKNCSCALELHKYLTNTTFTVRENNGSVYGLVRESYDGLAYFPSNLTRAAKRGAVVSLRLMCGCSSGLWNYMMSYVMQEGDSVESLASRFGVSMDSIESVNEIANPDNVTVGALYYIPLNSVPGEPYPVKNETTPTPAPAPAPSIGSIVGDQVNKKSHVPYWWIIGSLAVGLALIIVMVLLFVFLRSSGCCRGSQGSQAKDSDAKSSHKFHILRNTSFCCASGRSICGKSGDFHRPNGESSNRHMNIPTVIGTDVFEVEKPLVFTYEDILSATDGFSDSNLLGHGTYGSVYYGLLQDQEVAVKKMTATKTKEFMAEMKVLCKVHHTNLVELIGYTATGDDLFLIYEYAQKGSLRSHLHDPQNKGHTSLSWIMRLQIALDAARGLEYIHEHTKPHYVHRDIKTSNILLDGSFRAKISDFGLAKLVASANDGEESVTRVVGTYGYLAPEYLRDGLATTKSDVYAFGVVLFEMVSGKEAMTRSAERRSLVSIMVAALRNSPDSMTMSSLKDHADPSFMDLYPHDCLFKVAILAKQCVDEDPILRPDMKQVVISLSQILLSSVEWEATLAGNSQVFSGLVQGR encoded by the exons ATGGGTCGTCAGAAAGAATCAATCTTGATTGTTCTTCATCTCCTACTCAAATTTCAAGTTTTTGCCGCAGCAGAGTATCCAGCTCCTCTCAATTGTACAGACACATCTCGTTTATGCACATCGTTTCTAGCCTTCAAGCCCTCTACACAGCAGAGTCTCCCAGTGATCTTAAGCATGTTTGATGTGTTGCAAGAAGACGTAACCGTTGAAGGAAATGGGAGGGACTACGTTTTTATAAAAAAGAACTGTTCTTGCGCTTTGGAGCTGCATAAATACTTGACCAATACAACTTTTACAGTCAGAGAGAATAATGGATCTGTTTATGGTCTAGTGAGAGAATCCTATGATGGGTTGGCCTATTTTCCCTCGAATCTCACGAGGGCGGCGAAGAGAGGCGCGGTGGTGTCGTTGAGGCTGATGTGTGGTTGCTCAAGTGGGCTGTGGAATTATATGATGAGCTATGTGATGCAAGAGGGAGATAGTGTGGAGTCTCTGGCTAGCAGGTTTGGAGTTAGTATGGATAGTATTGAGAGTGTTAATGAGATTGCTAATCCTGATAATGTCACTGTTGGGGCTCTCTACTACATACCACTGAATTCTG TTCCTGGTGAGCCTTATCCTGTAAAGAATGAGACAACCCCGACTCCAGCTCCAGCTCCAGCTCCGTCTATTGGTAGCATTGTAG GAGATCAGGTGAACAAAAAAAGTCACGTACCTTATTGGTGGATCATTGGAAGTCTGGCTGTTGGTTTGGCTCTTATTATCGTGATGGTGCTACTTTTCGTTTTCTTGAGATCATCGGGCTGTTGCAGAGGATCCCAAGGAAGTCAGGCAAAAGACTCTGATGCGAAGAGCTCTCACAAATTTCACATTCTGCGGAACACAAGTTTCTGCTGCGCTTCAGGAAGGTCCATATGTGGCAAGTCGGGAGACTTCCACAGACCTAATGGGGAATCTAGTAATCGCCATATGAACATTCCTACAG TTATAGGAACCGATGTCTTTGAGGTGGAGAAGCCGTTAGTTTTCACATACGAAGATATTCTGTCTGCAACAGATGGCTTTTCCGATTCTAATCTTTTGGGACATGGAACATATGGCTCGGTGTATTATGGCCTCCTACAGGACCAG GAAGTGGCTGTTAAAAAAATGACTGCTACCAAGACCAAAGAATTTATGGCAGAGATGAAAGTGCTATGCAAAGTTCACCATACAAATTTG GTAGAATTGATCGGTTACACAGCTACTGGTGATGACCTCTTTCTCATATATGAATATGCTCAAAAGGGTTCACTTAGAAGTCACTTGCACGACCCTCAGAACAAAG GCCATACATCACTATCCTGGATTATGAGACTTCAAATAGCACTCGATGCTGCTAGAGGCCTGGAGTACATACACGAGCACACAAAACCTCACTATGTACACCGTGATATCAAAACAAGCAATATTCTACTCGATGGAAGCTTCAGAGCAAAG ATATCAGATTTTGGTTTGGCCAAGCTTGTTGCATCGGCAAATGATGGGGAAGAGTCGGTCACCAGAGTTGTTGGAACGTATGGCTACCTAGCTCCTGA ATACTTGAGGGACGGCCTTGCAACGACCAAAAGTGATGTTTATGCATTCGGTGTGGTGCTTTTCGAGATGGTCTCCGGGAAGGAGGCCATGACGAGGAGTGCTGAAAGGCGCTCGTTAGTGTCAATT ATGGTGGCAGCGCTGAGGAACTCGCCCGACTCCATGACCATGTCAAGCTTGAAGGATCACGCCGATCCTAGTTTCATGGATTTGTATCCCCATGACTGTCTTTTCAAG GTGGCGATTTTGGCGAAGCAATGTGTGGATGAGGATCCCATTTTGAGACCAGACATGAAGCAAGTAGTGATATCTCTTTCGCAGATACTCTTGTCATCGGTGGAGTGGGAAGCAACTCTTGCCGGAAACAGTCAAGTGTTCAGCGGTCTTGTTCAAGGCAGATAA